TCATGAGAAGAATAATGATCATATCCACACATTCTGTTGAGGACCGACCTAAATTGTACTGGAAGAACTATATCTGTAGTCTGGAAAAGGTTAAGACATTATTAGGTAGTTTGTGAAATTGTGATATTAACTCATTATATTGAtgaaaaaaatcttacagcacaAACTCACTGAATATGTAATGTAAGGGTTTGTCGCCACCTTGTGGACGTGTTAAGATCAAGAAGTCCACTTTGGCCGTGCACTCTGGCGCATGTTAACCGTTCAGATTCCGCCAGACTGTAGCCATAGAAtcatagtgcgaactacgggggagctagggggagctcggctccccttaataagacatgggctcccctgaaaacgagaaatctgaaattttggggggtctcaaaaaatactgacaatgtgaatatttttaagtgcaatttcagttttgtaatgtgattatgatggcaaaaatattattcattcatgcatgacggcgattaaaacctaattaactTCAATAAAGATTAAAGACGTCACAGCATCAAGGTGTGGGGGTGCTGCGCAGCAAATTCCATGTTAGTATGTCATAGgttcgtagaaaaaaataaacgttggaggccatttatcgtgcgcaaagtccttccattatgcagttatagcatcatagccagggcaaaaagaaaacaaggtagttcaattaattttggtattattaagaaattgtgtagtgataacgcacgactgattcacctgctgcaagcactggtaaacctcaagccaagcccactgtgaaaacgcatgaagctgaagaaaagtaatctctgggatcctaacccctcttgcttcgagtcctctctcgcgttaaactggaacagccagcagtggagagactggaagagccaatatacatggctgtgtgttaaggatggaagcttggggtgtatcactttgtaacgcgttgtgtcaggagggggaaaaaatatggatagctcacaaagttattaggccagacaaaactcacggaggcgattgacatttaacaacgactcgtttcatttctccaatcgaactcgggcaattgtctgtcccatgttccaccgtccacagcgtaaccaaaccaaaacaaacaagattaaaacaaaattatttccaaacagagattacccgcatacatgggggattcgagtcgcgcgtgtatacattatcatacagagtgcataccgttttacagggagcgcgcagctcttaaaggggccacatttttttccactcgttacaacttgtaaggacgcaaaaaaccttcttctgtctgaaaaggtacctggcacgcacttgtctgaggagtggattaatgattaatgctcagaaccagtcgcgaaaaattatatataaatacagggacAGCATTGCACACAAGATGGCCATTGAAGTGGCATTGACTAAGCAAATCTGATAAGCGATTCTggcaaataaagtaattgaggtGAATTCTAAATTAACGGAGGAGAGCGCAACATCATTCAAGACTGTCTtcctgacctatcaatttgtgtcgataaagtataatagtgcatattgtagctgttatgtatctttgtaagtcattatatgtccttttttgaggcactcgtgtcgataatgtataatagtgcatacatttgtagctgttgtaagtccttatttgaggcatgcgcatgtgcacgacctccatcccccccccccccccccccccaaaaaaaagaagtgggctcccccaaaggacacggtatagttcgaacactgcATAGAATTACACGCAATTATACAACCCTGAAGCTTTGAACTAACCGTGTTGTTTCGACCTCACAGGCAGAAGCAAAGCATTTGTTTTCAAGCGCTTTAAAACTCCCAGTGCTTCTTCGCAGTGATGGCAATCTTTACAGATATTCACGCAGGCTCACCTTGCTCCTTTTTTGGTACCATCGATTTGAAGTCTTATTATTCTCATCTGTCCTATTCTTTTTAAGACATTTGTCTGTGTAAAGCGTTAAGAATTAgaaaaaagataataaatcattaacatttCGCACTGGGACCCTCCAAACCATTGACTGTAAAGTATTTTAAGTTAGTCTATCACGCGCTCAGCTTCCGGTTTATCATTTATGGACTGCCTGATGTGAACGCGCAAaatgattgacagacagacagaagagatGCAAAGCCTCAAAAGCATGCTGGttaaatagtcaaaaaaaaagaaaagaaaaaaggagtgtatatttttttttcagcatgactTTTGACGATTGTAGTGCTGACCCAGAGATGGCCATGATATAATCGGACAACTATTTCAGTGAAATCTTTTAAGAGTTGGATATAGAATTTCATATATAATGCTTACAATAACTGTAGGCTAATATTTGTTATATTGTGAATTTTCGTTGTGTAGAAAATACTGTATTACATTATCGTATAGTCACAGTTGGAAAATCTTAGCATTTTCAACTCTAACTAGCTTAAACCAGATCCATCTCAGCATTGAGTATTTCATCAATcaacattaatattgtaaaattaaagggatagttaataattaattaattctcaAATGTCCTTCTAAAacttgtattattttctttttttctgtggaaaataCAATGGGAGTCAGAAGAACTGAAACAGTTTAGATTTTCATGATGTGTGAGAAGAATGAAGGAATTCAGGGAATTTGTTACTGCTTTGAATGTGCCACATACATTTCTCCCCCAAGAGAGACTTTAAATTGATTTGGTTGTGAGAGATGTTTGCTGACAGTCTGACACAAATTACTGAACCACAACAGTGAGAAATCAATGGGACATATGTTGCCTATTTACAACTGGTAGTCAATGTTTTATGAactctttaatatttaattataatagttGGTTAATAACATCATAAATTGTGCATTCCATGTAAGAAAATCTGTATTTTGTGTACATGGGGCtataattcatttcaaaatgtcacCCAAGCTGCAGCAAGCAGTTTTGTTATGTGTGATTATATGTATACAGTAAATCATAGATGCATTTTATCATAAGAGGTAGTCATCCAGAAAGCAACAGCAGCTACAGTTTATGGCAGCATACAGTATATAAGGCAAAGCATCAGGCCATAAACTACTGAGAAATGCAACATATATGATCTGTATTGTAAGATCAACAATCAGCAgtgactgtttaataaaaatattactgttctGTTAAAACAGTCAATTAAAGGATAATATATAAAGCTACATATGAAAGCTACTCTATAAAGCTACATTTAAAGGGTGTAAGCTTAAGTTAGTAATATGTAAAACAGTCTCTTCTTGTGTGTATGATTGTACATTACTGCAAGGCTGTGCATGCTGCATCatttaatcaatatatatatatatatatatatatatatatatatatatatatatatatatgtgtgtgtgtgtatatatatatatatatatatatatatatatatatatatatatatatatatatatatatatgtgtgtgtatatgtatatatatatatatatatatatatatatatatatatatatatatatatatatatatatatatatacacacatacacacagtgtcATATGTGCCATAACATCTAGTCCGTCAGAAAGTGATGATATAGCTACAGTATGAGGCCGCATATGTAATCAGCAAGCTTGCTGGCTTATatgcagatttaaaaaaagaaaaaatacatttcagtataaatatgcttgatttaaaaaaaggatGACTTCTTGAGAAAAGAAAATTACAGAATGATTATAGAAATTTGGCAATACCCTTTCTCGAAAGAGCAGAGTCTCTTAATATTATGAAAAGTCTAAATATTGGAGTAAATGATTTCCACAGTTCTCAGTTAATGGTACTGATTGTTTCTCATCCAAACAAGCATGCATTATATAATGATTTAGAGGATTTCATTGAAAGTGCtgtaattttaaaaagaaagcaTACACAAAAATGTTTTCCTTCACAGAAGTCCATTCAGAGATTATTTTTTGGTTCCATTGACAGCATTTGAAAATTCAAATGGTAAGAGTCATGGCGCAGATGTTCTGAGGCACAAAGTGCTTGGCTTATTGGTCCCGCTTCATAGTGAAACTGGAGCCGCTCATTCATGCCCTCTACCCTTTGGTTTTGTCTTTAGAGCTTGCAGTTTCTGCCTCCCATGTTGGCTCTCCTGTAGAGTCGTGCTGCCAGGGAGCAGGTTTATTATGTAGGGTGAAAACCAGTCTCTTTCAAAAGCAGCAGTCAGCTGCTCTACAATCGAGTTCTGCTTTTCCTGCTGGTTCTCTGATTCTTGAATCACCAGCCCGGCTCCTGCATTGAAAGCCAACTCACTGCCAACCCAGTCCAGATTCCCTTAATTGACAGAAAATtcgaatattttatttaaaatccaaTAAATTGTATACGAATTATTATGATACAGATGACaatgaaagacaaaaataaaattggttAAATGACTCATTACTTtacgtatatttatttttttgaattattgtatatttaggtttattttatgttaatttttacTGCTATCccttttaatattacatttaatttacatttgcactggtgttagtgtttttattattattattattattattattattacttatttcgTATGGTTTTGGCAATACAAATATACAGTTTTTGTTGAGCCAGTGAACAACTAAATTAAATGTCTGTGAGACTGATTTCTTACCGATGTATACTGCATTGTCTGTCACCATAAATTTATTCTCATTTATCCTGTGCTGAAATCCTCCCATCTGCTCCTTGCCTCTGTAAAATCTCTGAGTcaaaacagacacacatatataaaatataagttatttgttaaatatacaaatatatgtttGGGTTTGTGATTACGTAAACAGATCAATCAAATTGACTCTTTCCTCACCACTTCTATAGAGCAGACTGGCAGTCCTGTGCATAGAGCCTGCATTGACGTCATAAAGTTAATTGTCAGCGGATGTGTCCCTGTCCACAGACTGATCAAGAGACGAACTTTGACCTCTCTCAGTACTGCAGCCTCCCGGAGCATCTCGTCTATTGGCGACCAGTACctgaaccaaaaaataaaatgggcCTAATGAGTGTTGATATAAGGAAGTAGTATACAGAGAAGTCATAAATCTTCAAAGGAGCAAATGTGTCCATTTATAAATAGATCCAAAGATTTGCAcatcaaaaaaatctatttttagtatctttgtttagttttcaagtaaaaaaaataactaaatgtattttaagacaGATTCACTTGAGAAACCCCTAGGTTGAAAAATGTGGATGCATAAACCTgacaacatatacatatatatatatatttcgatttgttttttatttatttatttgcaatagttttcatgaataattaaatgaaaataaaagtcaaaagtcTTGTCTCAAGAACAAGACTTGATTGAGGAAACTTGAATAAACTTGAATAAACttgtttaaaatgcaatattttatatCAAACTGTATGATTAGGTGATTAGTTGAATAAATCATCCAATATTCTTAAGATTGCTAAAAGACATTATACATAATGACAATGAATGTTGTATTAGGAGATTTcgagatttaataataaaaaaaaaaaaaaaaaaaaatacttaaaaaaataagtaaaccaAAATcaagttaattaatattaaattacaaaagcaTACAATATAGCAGAATTTCTTGAGAAATATCATAGCTTTACACTACACAAAACGTTAAAATGTTTTAGAGACTTTTCAAGTTTCAGCGATTTTCCAAATagtgtcttttattttaaaatgtgtcttgtcataagaaatatatttttaaatttttttattggcAGTTTTTTACTTGCTTTAAAAAAACTCACTAAATCGATAATTTCCTTTATAACAACTTTTAGTGCTGAAACATATAAATGACTCTGTGCCTGTGAAAACCAGCATTACCTTATGATTGGTGATCCTCTGAAGCTGTGGTTGACTAAGGGCAGGTAATCAGTTACAGAAATGTAGATGAATCTCTTAGCTTCTCGGATCACATGACGTATGGCATCTAAATCTCTACTTCGACCCTTGGGGCAAAACAGCTCTGGTGATGtctatgaaaaaaagttttttttcagctTCAATTTGTATGGCCAGTACACCAGAGTAAGGCAATGAGATGGCCGCCTGTGTACATACATCATTGTCAGGAGAAGCATTTTATCACTGAGCTAGAAATGTATCCCAGCAGCCTATAACACTAGAGCACAATTCATTTGAATGGAATGATGGATGTCTCAGATGTGTCGAGTAAACATCCTGTTGCTGGAAGGAAGTCAAGATTCATTACACTCAAATTAGAATCTGATGGCCAGTGTCTTCACATGTGAtgcacatttgcattttttttttaaatcactgggATAAATTATAGACAGAGTAAGTGAATTTACCTTAATCAAGTTATATCCAGTGGAACCAATGACAGCAGTTTACTTAAAAATCACTGTAGAATGGACATAGATGCAAACATACTTCAAAGTGCATGGAACTGGATAATCGATCCTGACATGTTTGTGCAATAAAATGTCAATTGTATTATTAAGTACTGTAATTAAatacttttacacacacacacacacacacacacacaaacattaaaaatacatctaCCCTGAGAAATTGGTAGCAGGATACTGAAGATAACAGAGTAAAATGTGTGACAACTATCCCttgtcttattttaaaaatagatgTAAGCTGGCAGAGTCAGATGAAGAAGAGAGATATATGTACTGATCTCACCGACACATATGCAGAAGCGTCTGTATTGTTGAGTCTGAACTGAAGCGGCTTGTCTCTGCTGAACACGGCCGTGACTCTTTTGGACCAGATTGAAGGGATGTAGTCCCTGTACTGCAGCTGCCAGTAGAAAGAAAAGATCCTGTGCATGTCCAGAGCCAAACAACTACAGTCGTACACTATTAATCCAAGCTCCTTCAGCTGAAACAAAAGAGTAGAGAGAGAATATCACAACAtctaaatatgaaatgtaaaaagttttaCTTGAAAAATGTGCTTGTGCTATATTTCTTCGAACTAAAGTGGCGGTCTCACTAGACTTTGCACACACAGAATTTCTAGATACAGTAATGATCATAATACTGTATGACATcgcatgtatgttttttttttaaagtgcccccattatggatttttgaaaattaccatTATAAatgaagttattgtctctcaaaagaatgaatcaacTCTGAATCGTTTAATGAGtcacattttcacatttgcatAATACCTACCTACATTCTGCGTGTACATGCCTCAAACGCCGTAACTCTGacctgcaccagtcactttgtgcagcattggtctgttCACTACCACATTCAACTACCTCTttagtcagtttaaataaaaaacggctctctgagctttttgttactttaaatcagtctgaataagctcttttgcactacaataattttatctgcactgtttgttcccTTCACTGGTTTGCCAACCACtgtatctgccatgtgccttgtgctgcttaaatttaactgaattttatttttatttttacttttttttaaacatggccTTATTTTTATAGTTGTATTTGATATTTAATCTGTAATTATCTGTATTTTGGTCTGCTGTTAGCGAGTAAAGCaatttaaattctctgtatgtatgtgctgcacatgtggaagaattgacaataaagcagacttgacttgacttgacttggatAACATAATGTCTATAAGACACTCTGCTCTGCGGAAagtaaattcagtttattttcacATCCAAAGGATGAGGCTATGAAAAATCAGAA
This genomic window from Carassius gibelio isolate Cgi1373 ecotype wild population from Czech Republic chromosome A6, carGib1.2-hapl.c, whole genome shotgun sequence contains:
- the LOC128015333 gene encoding inactive phospholipase D5-like, translated to MQDRRLVSEGPGVKPPPEMGFFSTPLTRPGNNIFSTVQQQDYSAMIWLRRRDRMERSQQKCIAVFALVCCFAVLVALIFSAVDVWGEDEDGVTEENCSKNCRIVLVENVPGELSFNPNNSTHLPLILGLNHLLDQAKLSVEIVSPYWALTSNDQGSQLYSSYQGQYLFQRLLSLKSRGVRLKIVSDQPNSIELKSMSDRYAEVHYVNMTALTRGRLLSSFWVVDRKHVYIGSAGMNWKALSKLKELGLIVYDCSCLALDMHRIFSFYWQLQYRDYIPSIWSKRVTAVFSRDKPLQFRLNNTDASAYVSTSPELFCPKGRSRDLDAIRHVIREAKRFIYISVTDYLPLVNHSFRGSPIIRYWSPIDEMLREAAVLREVKVRLLISLWTGTHPLTINFMTSMQALCTGLPVCSIEVRFYRGKEQMGGFQHRINENKFMVTDNAVYIGNLDWVGSELAFNAGAGLVIQESENQQEKQNSIVEQLTAAFERDWFSPYIINLLPGSTTLQESQHGRQKLQALKTKPKGRGHE